DNA from Romeriopsis navalis LEGE 11480:
CCCAAAAAAGCGAGTTAGCATGGACCTATCAAGAGTGACGGAGCTTAATAAATTATGACAACTGCAAACACTTCGAAGATCGAAACTCAAATTGAAGAAGAGCGCAAAGGTGCGCGTGAGGCCTGCGACATTAATGGCGCAACTTCACCTGAGTGTGCGGCGGCCTGGGATGCGGTTGAGGAGCTTCAAGCCGAAGCCGCTCACCAAAGCCAAGTCAAACCAAAGACAAACTTCGAGAACTACTGCAGCGACAATCCGGATGCAGTTGAGTGTCGTATCTACGAAGACTAAAATCACCTCAAACTAGGTTGATTTATTCAGTTGATGCGATTGCTTCAATCGATCGATCGGAAAAAGCTTCATCTCCGATAATCAAAGCATCAGTTTCACAGCTACGACAGGATTAGCAATTTGCGAATTCTTGTCTAGCGCACAAAGCCGTCAGCACAGTTTGTCGCTGGCGGCTTTGTCATGGGACCCCAAAGTTTGGCTTTCGGTGCCGGTCAAATTCGTGAAAGAGGCCGCGCGATGAGCCATTCAAGTGTTATCGTATGAAACGGATTATTCTCAGGTAAACGCACGTTTGCGTCGTTTTTTTCATGCAAGTTCCTCCTTGGATGTCCACCGCTGTATGGACTGACTACCGCCTCGCGCTAATATTTACAGTGCTTGTACCGTTAGTGCTGGTGGTTTGGTCATTTCTGACACAATCGGAAGGAATCTATAAGCTAATGGTGATTTACTGGAAGGTCGCAAGCCTTCTAGGGATTACGGTTTACTTATTGATCGCGGCATTGCCGATCGGCTTTCTGTCCGGTTGGATCGCACGGATCTTAATTCCGATTAGTCTCTGGCTGTGGATCGACATCAACGATGAAATTCGTGATTTGCCGAATAGCAACCTCAAGTTGCTCACCACTAGCTGGCGCTGGGCCGTAACAGCCTACTGCGCGATCGGGGCATTATTTCAGCTTTCGAGCCTC
Protein-coding regions in this window:
- a CDS encoding Calvin cycle protein CP12; the encoded protein is MTTANTSKIETQIEEERKGAREACDINGATSPECAAAWDAVEELQAEAAHQSQVKPKTNFENYCSDNPDAVECRIYED
- a CDS encoding DUF3177 family protein, with product MQVPPWMSTAVWTDYRLALIFTVLVPLVLVVWSFLTQSEGIYKLMVIYWKVASLLGITVYLLIAALPIGFLSGWIARILIPISLWLWIDINDEIRDLPNSNLKLLTTSWRWAVTAYCAIGALFQLSSLRCAFLSHTQITDDAACSLWLQAPWAFREIIHNSTKPWFLGTLGIIGLVIYGLLFSYFVFFRLGKAKRNALS